The Paraburkholderia hospita DNA segment TCGCTGCCGAAAGCCGACGCCGACTGGCTGTCCGCGTTCAGCGACGGCCTCTTCGATCTCGCCGAGCGCCACGGCTGCGAGCTGGTCGGCGGCGATACGACGGGCGGGCCGCTGAATCTGTGCATCACCGTGTTCGGCTCGGTGCCGCCGCAGAGCGCACTGCGCCGCGACGCCGCGCAGCCCGGCGACGACATCTGGGTATCCGGCACGCTGGGCGACGCGCGCGCGAGCCTCGGCGTGCAACGCGGCGAGTGGTCCGCCGATGCCAACGACGCTGCGACATTCCGCCGCGCCATGGAGCTGCCCGAGCCGCGCGTCGCGCTGGGCCTCGCGTTGCGCGGGGTGGCGCGGGCCGCGCTGGATATTTCCGACGGCCTGGCGGGCGACCTGATGCACATCCTCGAACGCTCGCATGTGAACGCGACCGTCGACGCCGACGCGCTGCCACGCTCGGACGCGCTGCGCCGCCTCTCTACGGACATCCAGCGCCGCTGCACGATCGCGGGCGGCGACGACTACGAGTTGTGTTTCACCGCGCCGCCGTCCGCCCGCGCCGAAGTCGTTGCAGCGGGTCAACAGGCGCGTTTGCCCGTGACGCGCGTCGGTACAATAACTCCGCTCGATGCGACCGGCGCCGTGCCCGCGATCTCGTGGCACGACGCGTCAGGCGCTCCACTTACATTGACGTTGCAAGGCTTCGATCATTTCCATGCAGAATGAATCCTCGCTTGGCCCGGCCGGCAGTTTCTCCGACGCGCCAACAGGCGGCCAGCCCGGCCCATCCGGCGGCACACCCGACGGCAAGCCTGAAGGAGCGTCGAACGGCGAACCGCGTGCACCGCGGCCCCGCCGCGCGACCGCGCGCTTCATGCTGTCACATCCATTGCATATCTTGTCGCTGGGTTTCGGCAGCGGCCTGTCGCCGATTGCGCCCGGCACGTTCGGCACACTGTTCGCCTGGGCATCGTTCGCTGCGTTCAGTGCGCAGCTGACCGTCATCGAATGGGGCATTCTGATCGTCGTCGGTTTTGTCGCGGGCATCGGCATTTGCGGCTTCACCGCGAACCGGCTCGGCATTGAAGATCCGTCGCCCGTCGTGTGGGACGAGATCGTCGCGTTCTGGCTGGTGCTGCTAATGGTGACGCCCGCCACCTTCACGGGACAGCTGTGGGCGTTCATCGTCTTCCGCTTCTTCGACATGGTGAAGCCGCCGCCCATCCGTTATTTCGACCGCAGACTGAAAGGTGGCTTTGGCATCATGTTCGACGATCTCGTCG contains these protein-coding regions:
- a CDS encoding phosphatidylglycerophosphatase A family protein; amino-acid sequence: MQNESSLGPAGSFSDAPTGGQPGPSGGTPDGKPEGASNGEPRAPRPRRATARFMLSHPLHILSLGFGSGLSPIAPGTFGTLFAWASFAAFSAQLTVIEWGILIVVGFVAGIGICGFTANRLGIEDPSPVVWDEIVAFWLVLLMVTPATFTGQLWAFIVFRFFDMVKPPPIRYFDRRLKGGFGIMFDDLVAAFFTLLVIALWRMSV
- the thiL gene encoding thiamine-phosphate kinase encodes the protein MLSEFSLIDRFFARRASGSTYPQRAVLGIGDDCALLAPPAGEMLAISTDMLVEGRHFFPDVDPKALGHKALAVNLSDLAAMGAKPQAFTLAFSLPKADADWLSAFSDGLFDLAERHGCELVGGDTTGGPLNLCITVFGSVPPQSALRRDAAQPGDDIWVSGTLGDARASLGVQRGEWSADANDAATFRRAMELPEPRVALGLALRGVARAALDISDGLAGDLMHILERSHVNATVDADALPRSDALRRLSTDIQRRCTIAGGDDYELCFTAPPSARAEVVAAGQQARLPVTRVGTITPLDATGAVPAISWHDASGAPLTLTLQGFDHFHAE